In Campylobacter sp. VBCF_01 NA2, one DNA window encodes the following:
- the tmk gene encoding dTMP kinase, with the protein MFVAFEGIDGVGKSTQISRLAEIYPGAIVTKEPGATRFGEILRSIILNENFKFNGDNHINLGQICGSISKTAEMFLFLADRAEHHEKVVLPNSHNLILSDRSFISGIAYALANDENAKFDELVMLNKIALGGEIYGKFVFFEISKDDLISRLNTRAGYDKIELRGVEYLIRVQEKIKFTLQKLKLNFLIVNANDDIDKITKKIKEFIDD; encoded by the coding sequence ATGTTTGTAGCCTTTGAGGGGATTGACGGAGTTGGCAAAAGCACGCAAATATCGCGCCTAGCAGAAATTTATCCTGGCGCGATAGTTACCAAAGAACCGGGTGCTACGAGGTTTGGCGAAATTTTGCGTAGTATAATTTTAAACGAAAATTTCAAATTTAACGGCGACAACCACATAAATTTAGGTCAAATTTGCGGAAGTATCTCAAAAACGGCTGAGATGTTTTTGTTTTTAGCTGATCGCGCTGAGCACCACGAGAAGGTTGTTTTGCCAAATTCGCACAATCTAATCCTAAGCGATAGAAGCTTCATCTCAGGTATCGCCTACGCCCTAGCCAACGATGAAAACGCTAAATTTGACGAGCTTGTAATGCTAAATAAAATCGCGCTTGGTGGTGAAATTTATGGTAAATTTGTATTTTTTGAGATTAGCAAAGATGATTTGATTTCTAGGCTAAATACTCGCGCGGGATACGATAAAATCGAGCTTCGTGGCGTGGAGTATCTGATTAGGGTGCAAGAAAAGATAAAATTTACCTTACAAAAGCTAAAATTAAATTTTTTAATCGTCAATGCAAACGATGATATTGATAAAATAACAAAAAAAATAAAGGAATTTATAGATGATTAA
- the coaD gene encoding pantetheine-phosphate adenylyltransferase gives MRKCIYPGTFDPITNGHLDVIKRALGLFDEVVVAIALSESKSPCFSLEKRLEMTRLALSDLKNVKVEPFSNLLVDFAKSHGTNFCIRGLRAVSDFEYELQLSYTNTSLWNKFESVFLMPSLKNAFISSSMVRTILRHDGDVSQFVPKQILPLLKKEN, from the coding sequence ATGAGAAAATGTATCTATCCCGGTACTTTTGATCCTATCACAAATGGTCATTTAGATGTAATCAAACGCGCCCTTGGGCTTTTTGACGAGGTCGTCGTCGCAATCGCACTTAGCGAGAGCAAAAGCCCTTGTTTTTCGCTAGAAAAGCGCTTAGAGATGACAAGGCTTGCCCTTAGCGATCTAAAAAATGTCAAAGTTGAGCCGTTTTCGAACCTGCTAGTCGATTTCGCTAAATCACACGGCACGAATTTTTGCATTAGGGGACTGCGCGCGGTGAGCGATTTCGAATACGAATTACAGCTTAGCTACACAAACACATCGTTATGGAATAAATTTGAGAGTGTGTTTTTGATGCCAAGCCTGAAAAATGCCTTTATTTCGAGCTCTATGGTTCGCACGATACTGCGCCACGACGGCGATGTTTCGCAGTTTGTGCCAAAGCAAATTTTGCCACTGCTTAAAAAGGAAAATTGA
- a CDS encoding UbiX family flavin prenyltransferase, with protein MKILVCVSGASFCEIGLKLIKFLSTTPNEIYAIISENAKIVLKSENNINFANFISENQAVKFFDDSDISASVASGSFGIDATIFAPCSINSLAKIHAGIADTLSIRAAAVALKERKKLILGVREMPLSPISLRSMSELANLGVIIAPPIIGGYSGAKNLEDMQNFIIGKWCDAMGVANNLFKRWQK; from the coding sequence ATGAAAATCCTAGTTTGTGTAAGCGGTGCTAGTTTTTGCGAAATTGGGTTAAAATTAATCAAATTTTTATCGACCACACCAAACGAAATTTACGCAATCATAAGCGAAAATGCAAAAATCGTCTTAAAATCCGAAAATAATATAAATTTTGCAAATTTCATTAGCGAAAATCAAGCTGTAAAATTCTTCGATGATAGCGATATTAGCGCGAGTGTGGCGTCTGGTTCGTTTGGTATAGACGCTACGATTTTTGCCCCCTGCTCTATCAATTCACTAGCGAAAATTCACGCAGGTATCGCCGATACTCTTAGCATTCGCGCAGCAGCCGTCGCGCTAAAAGAGCGCAAAAAACTAATCCTTGGCGTGCGCGAAATGCCATTATCGCCTATTTCGCTTCGTTCAATGAGCGAGTTAGCAAATCTCGGCGTCATCATCGCTCCGCCCATTATCGGCGGTTATAGCGGTGCGAAAAATTTAGAAGATATGCAAAATTTCATAATCGGCAAATGGTGCGACGCCATGGGCGTGGCAAACAATCTCTTTAAAAGGTGGCAAAAATGA
- a CDS encoding molybdopterin molybdotransferase MoeA, with the protein MIDINTALELIFRQNLGFFGEKKIEISRSLGAILAQDIKARKNVPSFDNSALDGYAYNSEKIGESLQIVEPTIFAGNQKFYEILPNQAQKIMTGAPMPKGANSVLRIEDACIKDGFLQISSNAKAGDGLRKMGEEVREGEVLLSAGERINAAKIMLLAAQGINEIPVRTTPKIAVLSSGDELKEPWENANEREIYNANASGICALLQSENFANNYLGIIKDEADAVREALKSAAQSYDVIITSGGASVGEADFMAQILCELGFSPVFEHIDIKPGKPIKCYHAGKKLVFVMPGNPLAAFILAKIIILPVLKKMVGENFKAREILAKFNGELKFRPNRINLSLGVYENGYFTPIKSNSAMIKPLCGATHFMLSKFEQCEQKNGEIVKIYEI; encoded by the coding sequence ATGATTGATATAAACACTGCGCTGGAATTGATTTTTAGGCAAAATTTAGGCTTTTTTGGCGAAAAAAAGATTGAAATTTCACGCTCTCTTGGGGCTATTTTAGCGCAAGATATAAAAGCGCGAAAAAATGTGCCAAGCTTCGATAATAGCGCACTTGATGGCTATGCGTATAACAGCGAAAAAATCGGCGAGAGTTTGCAAATCGTAGAGCCAACTATCTTTGCTGGTAATCAAAAATTTTATGAAATTTTGCCAAATCAAGCGCAAAAAATAATGACGGGCGCACCTATGCCAAAGGGCGCAAACAGCGTGCTTCGCATAGAGGATGCGTGCATTAAGGACGGGTTTTTGCAAATTTCATCTAACGCAAAAGCAGGCGATGGACTTCGCAAAATGGGCGAGGAAGTGCGTGAGGGCGAGGTGCTACTTAGCGCAGGAGAGCGGATAAATGCTGCTAAAATCATGCTTTTAGCAGCGCAAGGCATAAATGAAATCCCTGTGCGCACCACGCCAAAAATCGCCGTGCTTTCGAGTGGCGATGAGTTAAAAGAGCCGTGGGAAAACGCAAATGAGCGCGAAATTTACAACGCAAACGCAAGTGGAATTTGCGCGCTTTTGCAGAGTGAAAATTTCGCAAACAACTATCTTGGAATCATCAAAGACGAAGCGGACGCAGTGAGAGAAGCCCTAAAAAGCGCAGCGCAAAGCTATGATGTGATAATCACAAGCGGTGGGGCAAGCGTGGGTGAGGCTGATTTCATGGCGCAAATTTTGTGCGAGCTTGGATTTAGCCCAGTGTTTGAGCATATCGATATAAAGCCCGGAAAGCCGATTAAATGCTACCATGCGGGCAAAAAGCTTGTTTTTGTAATGCCGGGAAACCCGCTAGCAGCGTTTATTCTAGCAAAAATCATAATCTTGCCGGTGCTTAAAAAAATGGTTGGTGAAAATTTTAAGGCGCGTGAAATTTTAGCCAAATTTAATGGTGAGCTAAAATTTCGCCCAAATCGCATAAATTTAAGCCTAGGCGTGTATGAAAACGGCTATTTTACGCCGATAAAATCAAACTCGGCTATGATTAAGCCACTATGCGGGGCGACGCATTTTATGCTCTCAAAATTTGAGCAATGCGAGCAAAAAAATGGCGAAATTGTAAAAATTTATGAAATTTAA
- the murA gene encoding UDP-N-acetylglucosamine 1-carboxyvinyltransferase, producing MHYLQIKGEAKLSGEIKISGAKNAALPLIALIILSKNSVTIKNLPDVSDIKTLIQLLANLGAKCEYLDAHTAIIDPRGINSTKAVYDIVRKMRASILVLGPLLARFGKAEVSMPGGCAIGARPIDLHLKAVEKMGAQVKIEEGYVVCEGALKGANISFDKITVTGTENVVMAAALAHGETCIINAAKEPEVVAVCEALASAGVKIEGIGTDELKITGTAGELLNINEITVIPDRIEAGTYLCAGAITNSKISVTSVNPAHLGAVLAKFEDMGFKFEISSSGNDSKITILPADEIKATKIITTEYPGFPTDMQAQFMALTCVAQGTSTVEERLFENRFMHVSELNRMGADIKLNGNIATIKGGKLAGADVMATDLRASSALVLAALAASGTTRVHRIYHLDRGYESLEAKFSALGAQILRLEE from the coding sequence ATGCACTATTTACAAATCAAAGGCGAAGCCAAGCTTAGTGGCGAAATAAAAATCTCAGGCGCCAAAAACGCGGCACTACCGCTAATTGCGCTAATTATACTATCCAAAAACTCAGTTACAATTAAAAATTTACCAGATGTTTCAGATATCAAAACCCTAATCCAGCTTTTGGCAAATTTAGGCGCAAAATGCGAGTATTTGGACGCTCACACCGCTATAATCGATCCAAGAGGGATAAACTCAACTAAGGCAGTTTATGACATCGTGCGCAAAATGCGCGCTTCGATTTTAGTTCTTGGTCCCTTGTTAGCGCGTTTTGGCAAGGCAGAAGTTAGCATGCCAGGCGGGTGTGCGATAGGGGCAAGGCCGATTGATTTGCACCTAAAAGCAGTCGAAAAAATGGGCGCGCAGGTCAAAATCGAAGAAGGCTATGTCGTGTGCGAGGGCGCATTAAAGGGTGCGAATATTTCGTTTGATAAAATCACTGTTACAGGCACCGAAAATGTCGTAATGGCGGCTGCGTTAGCGCATGGGGAGACTTGCATAATCAACGCTGCCAAAGAACCAGAGGTTGTGGCTGTGTGCGAAGCCCTAGCTAGTGCTGGCGTCAAAATCGAAGGAATCGGCACTGACGAGCTTAAAATCACAGGCACAGCGGGCGAACTTTTAAATATCAATGAAATCACCGTAATCCCCGATCGTATCGAGGCTGGGACATATCTATGCGCCGGGGCGATAACAAATTCTAAAATCAGCGTTACAAGCGTAAATCCTGCACATTTGGGCGCTGTGCTAGCGAAATTTGAGGATATGGGATTTAAATTTGAAATTTCAAGCAGTGGTAACGACTCTAAAATCACAATTTTGCCAGCAGACGAAATCAAAGCGACCAAAATCATCACTACCGAATACCCAGGCTTTCCGACCGATATGCAAGCGCAGTTTATGGCGCTAACCTGCGTCGCGCAGGGCACTAGCACGGTCGAGGAAAGACTGTTTGAAAACCGCTTTATGCATGTGAGCGAACTAAACCGCATGGGCGCAGATATCAAACTAAATGGCAATATCGCTACAATCAAGGGTGGCAAACTCGCAGGCGCAGATGTCATGGCGACGGATTTGCGCGCTAGCTCAGCTCTTGTTTTAGCGGCTCTTGCAGCAAGTGGCACTACGCGCGTGCATCGCATATATCACTTAGACCGCGGATATGAGAGCTTGGAGGCGAAATTTAGCGCACTAGGCGCGCAAATTCTAAGGCTAGAAGAATGA
- a CDS encoding NlpC/P60 family protein gives MKKIFALFLGAFLMSGCSWLAPFSSPANPTTQADYEVYEDNSGSSQIPGNTYNTTLISWVDKYTGTKVGGDCSGFITALNSKNKEIFFDSKELPKYFTNGRKSQAIYNYYKKRDLIAHKNPRVGDLIFFQNTLQSNKKRLNNEISHIGVIREIYADGRIKFVHNSRGRNKVDFVNLNKKNTHKNGKKIENSYIVRCGSNKVSCLASNRFAGYGRVKQ, from the coding sequence ATGAAAAAAATTTTTGCTTTATTTTTAGGGGCGTTTTTGATGAGTGGCTGCTCGTGGCTAGCTCCGTTTTCATCGCCTGCAAACCCCACTACGCAAGCAGATTATGAAGTTTATGAGGATAACTCTGGCTCATCGCAAATCCCAGGAAATACCTACAACACAACGCTAATTTCATGGGTCGATAAATACACTGGAACCAAGGTAGGCGGGGATTGTAGCGGGTTTATCACAGCGCTAAATTCTAAAAACAAAGAGATTTTTTTCGACTCCAAAGAGCTGCCTAAGTATTTCACAAACGGCAGAAAATCACAAGCGATTTATAATTATTACAAAAAACGCGACCTAATCGCGCACAAAAACCCGCGAGTAGGGGATTTGATATTTTTCCAAAACACCCTTCAATCAAACAAAAAACGCCTAAATAACGAAATCAGCCATATCGGCGTGATCCGCGAAATTTACGCAGACGGCAGGATAAAATTCGTGCATAATTCGCGCGGTAGAAACAAGGTCGATTTTGTAAATTTAAACAAAAAAAATACTCATAAAAACGGCAAAAAAATCGAAAATAGCTATATCGTGCGCTGCGGAAGTAACAAAGTTTCTTGCCTAGCTTCAAATCGCTTCGCAGGATATGGTCGCGTAAAACAATAA
- a CDS encoding rhomboid family intramembrane serine protease, whose product MANFGQRANFGQAGKLTLAIIIANCVLFVLANLIPNLGAYLGLNLLFFDGFFWQILSSFFMHAGIAHLAMNMAVLYQFGSILERFFGSVKFTILYFGLGIFTNLICLIYIFCAYKFMGQNINLIGASGVICALLGVILCYERQNLKSVLAMVALISFAPLLLASNVAWYAHLIGFGVGFGFGKIEQKFKIL is encoded by the coding sequence ATGGCAAATTTCGGACAAAGGGCGAATTTCGGGCAGGCAGGCAAACTCACGCTAGCTATCATCATCGCAAACTGCGTGCTTTTCGTCCTAGCAAATTTAATCCCAAATTTGGGCGCGTATTTGGGGCTAAATTTGCTATTTTTTGACGGATTTTTTTGGCAAATTTTATCATCATTTTTCATGCACGCTGGAATTGCGCATTTGGCGATGAATATGGCTGTGTTGTATCAATTCGGCTCTATTTTAGAGCGATTTTTCGGTAGCGTTAAATTTACGATTTTATATTTTGGGCTTGGAATTTTTACGAATTTAATCTGTCTAATTTACATTTTTTGCGCTTACAAATTCATGGGACAAAATATAAATTTAATCGGCGCGAGTGGCGTAATCTGCGCACTTTTGGGCGTGATTTTGTGCTATGAGAGGCAAAATTTAAAAAGCGTTTTGGCTATGGTTGCACTTATTAGTTTTGCTCCACTTTTATTAGCTTCAAATGTGGCGTGGTATGCGCATTTGATAGGGTTTGGGGTAGGGTTTGGATTCGGCAAAATAGAGCAAAAATTTAAAATTTTGTAA
- a CDS encoding SixA phosphatase family protein, which produces MKQIYFIRHAKAETFAQTDFERKLSQKGEDDAGRLGELLAKEGIVPDIIIASPAKRALKTAKIIAKNIGAKDILKEKKELYDISARELAEFVRMLDEKYKVVFIVGHNPTIGAVCEYFSNSVIEKFPTCAIFGLEFEAENFAEISEHSGRVLVFDYPNLHLQ; this is translated from the coding sequence ATGAAACAAATTTATTTTATCAGACACGCCAAAGCCGAGACTTTCGCACAGACAGATTTCGAGCGCAAACTAAGCCAAAAGGGCGAAGACGACGCAGGCAGGCTAGGGGAGCTTTTGGCAAAAGAGGGGATAGTGCCTGATATCATCATCGCTAGCCCTGCCAAACGCGCATTAAAAACCGCCAAAATCATAGCCAAAAATATTGGCGCCAAAGATATTTTAAAAGAAAAAAAAGAGCTTTACGACATTAGCGCGCGAGAGCTGGCGGAGTTTGTGCGCATGCTCGATGAAAAATACAAAGTGGTTTTCATAGTAGGCCACAACCCCACAATCGGCGCAGTGTGCGAGTATTTCAGCAACTCAGTAATCGAAAAATTCCCAACTTGTGCGATTTTCGGACTAGAATTTGAAGCTGAAAATTTCGCCGAGATTAGCGAGCATAGCGGGAGAGTTTTGGTTTTTGACTATCCAAATTTGCATTTACAATAG
- a CDS encoding alpha/beta fold hydrolase, whose amino-acid sequence MASKTIKFGGNEYKISYEIENLSVEPYILVLHGWGAKKELMQRVFEAKFFPNYRLVFVDLPGFGASSQPKFALTSEDYAGIIREFITALGGAPEAIMGHSFGGKVATLLAPKRLILLSSAGIIEPKPLKVRAKIAVFKCLKYVGLAKFWRFFASKDASGMSEEMFGTLKNVIREDFEPIFAEIKPEKTLIFWGISDTATALSSGEKIHSLIKNSKFYPLDGDHFFFIKHAKFIADTITAEFK is encoded by the coding sequence ATGGCTAGTAAAACCATAAAATTTGGTGGCAATGAATACAAAATCAGCTATGAAATCGAAAATTTAAGCGTCGAGCCGTATATTTTGGTTTTGCACGGCTGGGGCGCGAAAAAAGAGCTTATGCAGAGGGTTTTCGAGGCGAAATTTTTCCCAAATTATAGGCTAGTTTTCGTGGATTTGCCCGGATTTGGCGCTAGCTCGCAACCAAAATTCGCGCTTACAAGCGAGGATTATGCCGGGATAATAAGAGAGTTTATCACTGCGCTTGGAGGCGCACCAGAGGCCATTATGGGGCATAGTTTTGGTGGCAAGGTCGCCACTCTGCTTGCGCCAAAAAGGCTGATTTTGCTAAGCTCGGCTGGGATAATCGAGCCAAAGCCTTTGAAGGTGAGGGCGAAAATCGCGGTTTTTAAGTGCCTAAAATATGTTGGGTTGGCAAAATTTTGGCGATTTTTTGCTAGCAAAGACGCTTCTGGTATGAGCGAAGAGATGTTTGGGACGCTAAAAAATGTGATTCGCGAGGATTTCGAGCCGATTTTTGCCGAGATTAAACCAGAAAAAACGCTGATTTTTTGGGGTATTAGCGATACAGCCACAGCTCTAAGTAGCGGAGAGAAAATCCACTCACTCATCAAAAATAGCAAATTTTACCCGCTTGACGGGGATCACTTTTTTTTCATAAAACACGCGAAATTCATCGCAGATACAATCACGGCTGAATTTAAATAA
- a CDS encoding prevent-host-death protein, with protein MFMLNKDEIYTATEMARNFSSILKKLNSQEIKKAMIVKNNKFEAVMLSMSEYERLEKAVELLKAIYGKKGQDG; from the coding sequence TTGTTTATGTTAAATAAAGACGAAATTTACACAGCGACGGAAATGGCGAGAAATTTTAGCTCAATTTTAAAAAAACTAAATAGCCAAGAGATTAAAAAGGCTATGATTGTCAAAAATAATAAATTTGAGGCCGTAATGCTTAGCATGAGCGAATACGAGCGCCTAGAAAAGGCAGTCGAGCTACTCAAAGCGATTTATGGTAAAAAGGGTCAAGATGGCTAG